In a genomic window of Campylobacter concisus:
- the mnmA gene encoding tRNA 2-thiouridine(34) synthase MnmA, producing the protein MKIMVAMSGGVDSTMTAKFLQEAGHEVQGCYMMLHQKPGYHEENIRKVKKVGEYLGIKVHILDLQDKFNEFVYDPFVKLYKEGKTPNPCALCNKFIKLGALLDFAKANGCEKLATGHYVQVIDGFITCAKDPSKDQSYFLAQVPKEILKDVIFPLGDKFKKDIKELARSVKVLEEFATQAESSEICFVEDTYIEVLNRHYNTNLPGNVVDKDGKIIGRHQGYMHYTIGKRRGFEVFGAHEPHFVIKINADKNEIIVGTKDDLAQKVVELENVNLFIDKDKFECETKIRYRSPKLDAFVEVDKENKTAKLTLNQNALGVAQGQLCVMYDGDKVIASGFIKG; encoded by the coding sequence CGCAATGAGCGGTGGTGTAGATAGCACTATGACGGCTAAATTTCTGCAAGAAGCTGGTCATGAAGTGCAAGGCTGCTATATGATGCTACATCAAAAGCCAGGATATCACGAAGAAAACATCAGAAAAGTCAAAAAAGTGGGCGAGTATCTTGGCATAAAGGTACATATTTTGGATCTTCAAGATAAATTTAACGAGTTTGTCTATGATCCTTTTGTGAAGCTCTATAAAGAGGGCAAGACGCCAAATCCTTGTGCTTTGTGCAATAAATTTATAAAGCTTGGTGCGTTGCTTGATTTTGCAAAGGCAAATGGCTGTGAGAAGCTTGCTACCGGGCATTATGTGCAAGTTATTGATGGATTTATCACATGTGCAAAAGATCCTAGCAAGGATCAAAGCTACTTTTTAGCTCAAGTGCCAAAAGAGATATTAAAAGATGTTATTTTCCCGCTTGGGGATAAATTTAAAAAAGATATAAAAGAGCTTGCAAGAAGTGTAAAAGTGCTTGAAGAATTTGCTACGCAGGCAGAAAGTAGTGAAATTTGCTTTGTGGAAGATACCTATATCGAAGTTTTAAATAGGCATTACAATACAAATTTACCAGGAAACGTAGTTGATAAAGACGGCAAAATAATCGGCCGCCACCAAGGCTATATGCACTATACTATCGGTAAGCGTCGTGGTTTTGAGGTTTTTGGTGCTCATGAGCCACATTTCGTTATAAAAATAAATGCCGATAAAAACGAGATCATTGTTGGGACAAAAGATGATTTGGCTCAAAAGGTAGTCGAGCTTGAAAACGTAAATTTGTTTATAGATAAAGATAAATTTGAGTGCGAAACTAAGATAAGATATAGAAGCCCTAAACTTGATGCTTTTGTTGAGGTTGATAAAGAGAATAAAACAGCGAAACTAACGCTAAATCAAAATGCGCTTGGTGTGGCGCAAGGTCAGCTTTGTGTTATGTATGATGGTGATAAGGTTATTGCAAGTGGATTTATAAAAGGCTAA